One part of the Vitis riparia cultivar Riparia Gloire de Montpellier isolate 1030 chromosome 15, EGFV_Vit.rip_1.0, whole genome shotgun sequence genome encodes these proteins:
- the LOC117932010 gene encoding calcium-transporting ATPase 2, plasma membrane-type-like, whose amino-acid sequence MESYLDENFSGVKPKHSSDEVLQRWRNLCSIEKLRIAVLVSKAAFQFIQGVPVSDYVVPEEIKAAGFQICADELGSIVEGHDVKKLKIHGGVDGIAEKLSTSTTNGLTADNKLLNHRQEIYGVNKFTETQARGFLVFVWEALHDMTLIILAVCALVSLIVGIAMEGWLVAAHDGLGIIASILLVVLVTATSDYRQSLQLRDLDKEKKKISIQVTRNGYRHKMSIYDLLPGDIVHLSIGDQVPADGLFVSGFCVSIDESSLTGESEPVMVSAENPFLLSGTKVQDGSCKMMITTVGMRTQWGKLMATLSEGGDDETPLQVKF is encoded by the exons ATGGAAAGCTATTTGGATGAGAACTTCTCAGGAGTGAAGCCAAAGCATTCGTCGGATGAAGTGTTGCAGAGATGGAGGAATCTTTGCAGTATT GAGAAATTGAGAATTGCGGTATTGGTTTCCAAAGCAGCATTTCAATTTATCCAAG GTGTACCTGTCAGCGACTATGTTGTACCTGAGGAAATCAAAGCTGCAGGTTTTCAGATTTGTGCTGATGAATTGGGATCCATTGTCGAAGGCCATGATGTAAAGAAGCTGAAAATTCATGGTGGGGTAGATGGTATTGCAGAAAAGCTATCCACAAGTACAACCAATGGGCTTACTGCCGACAATAAATTGCTGAATCACAGACAAGAGATTTATGGGGTAAATAAATTCACTGAAACTCAAGCTCGAGGCTTCTTGGTATTTGTTTGGGAAGCCCTTCATGACATGACACTCATAATCCTTGCTGTGTGTGCGCTTGTGTCTCTGATAGTTGGCATTGCAATGGAAGGGTGGCTGGTGGCGGCCCATGATGGCCTTGGGATTATTGCTAGTATCCTGTTGGTTGTGTTAGTCACGGCAACAAGTGATTATCGGCAATCTTTACAGTTAAGGGATTTGgacaaagagaagaagaagatctCCATTCAGGTCACAAGGAATGGATATAGGCACAAAATGTCGATATATGATTTGCTTCCTGGTGATATTGTGCATCTTTCTATTGGAGACCAGGTCCCTGCTGACGGACTTTTTGTTTCAGGATTTTGTGTGTCAATTGATGAATCAAGTTTAACTGGAGAGAGTGAACCAGTAATGGTAAGTGCAGAAAATCCTTTTCTGCTGTCTGGAACTAAGGTTCAAGATGGATCATGCAAGATGATGATTACTACTGTTGGAATGAGAACCCAATGGGGTAAATTGATGGCCACTCTTAGTGAAGGGGGAGATGACGAGACTCCATTGCAAGTTAAATTTTAA